In Posidoniimonas polymericola, one genomic interval encodes:
- a CDS encoding tRNA dihydrouridine synthase: MQLKPLQIGPISLDFPVVQAALSGYSDGPMRQIARRHGAPYTLCEVMLDKFVAELKPRRKTRHFLHIAEEEHPVGGQLMGSDPAMFGPASERMVEAGFDVIDINFGCPVKKVLGRCRGGFHLSQPEVAIEIIKIVRQTVPDHIPVTVKMRRGIDDTSESRDNFFHIFDRAYELGVAATTVHGRTVEQRYDGPSRWEFLRELKQHAGDRVVLGSGDLFTAQSCLDMIEYTGVDGVTVARGAIGNPWIFQQTRALAAGEAMPDPPSLFEQRDVIAEHYRLAEELYGAERCVPDMRKFCIKYSKLHPNHAEVRGDFCRVNQAGAWREVLDKWYAEDLPGVHPEIDEPNPLSRDAALAASCG; the protein is encoded by the coding sequence ATGCAGCTCAAACCTCTCCAGATCGGCCCGATCTCGCTCGACTTCCCGGTGGTCCAGGCCGCGCTTAGCGGCTACAGCGACGGACCCATGCGGCAGATCGCCCGCCGGCACGGGGCGCCGTACACGCTGTGCGAGGTGATGCTTGACAAGTTTGTCGCCGAGCTCAAACCCCGCCGCAAGACGCGTCACTTCCTGCACATCGCCGAGGAGGAGCACCCGGTCGGCGGCCAGCTGATGGGCTCCGACCCCGCCATGTTCGGCCCCGCATCGGAGCGGATGGTCGAGGCCGGATTTGACGTCATCGACATCAACTTCGGCTGCCCGGTGAAGAAGGTGCTTGGCCGCTGCCGGGGCGGGTTCCACCTCAGCCAGCCCGAGGTCGCGATCGAGATCATCAAAATCGTCCGGCAGACCGTTCCGGACCACATCCCGGTGACCGTCAAGATGCGCCGCGGCATCGACGACACCTCCGAGAGCCGGGACAACTTCTTCCACATCTTCGACCGTGCGTACGAGCTGGGCGTCGCGGCCACGACGGTGCACGGCCGCACGGTCGAGCAGCGCTACGACGGCCCGTCGCGGTGGGAGTTCCTCCGCGAACTCAAGCAGCACGCCGGCGACCGCGTGGTGCTGGGGAGCGGCGACCTGTTTACCGCCCAGAGCTGCCTGGACATGATCGAGTACACCGGCGTCGACGGGGTGACCGTCGCCCGCGGCGCGATCGGCAATCCGTGGATCTTCCAGCAGACCCGGGCGCTCGCCGCCGGCGAGGCGATGCCGGACCCGCCATCGCTGTTCGAGCAGCGGGATGTCATCGCCGAGCACTACCGCCTGGCCGAAGAACTGTACGGCGCCGAACGCTGTGTGCCCGACATGCGGAAGTTCTGCATCAAGTACTCCAAGCTGCACCCGAACCACGCCGAGGTCCGCGGCGATTTCTGCCGCGTCAATCAGGCGGGCGCCTGGCGCGAGGTGCTCGACAAGTGGTACGCCGAGGACCTGCCCGGCGTGCACCCTGAGATCGACGAGCCTAACCCGCTGTCGCGCGACGCTGCGCTGGCCGCCAGCTGCGGCTGA